In Fluviicola taffensis DSM 16823, the following are encoded in one genomic region:
- a CDS encoding suppressor of fused domain protein, which produces MNYEEHFTQSAQIREKNWKSIGNLHTDVITHLINPAFMGGPEWPSTRQAFVVIDTPSGTILSSDGLSDPYNDFDENPDNQAYNGIGCEFYIECSENLGSFDDIKSSWQFTVVYQAAQLAAGNPNIASIIQEHKYVSTELYHCTVPESFQNEHERVGVLLGLSSKQVPAELELSLEKICLVNVMLLTKEELAYITENGSEARLEVAKKLEELPASGKSFLERKSVV; this is translated from the coding sequence TTCACACAGATGTAATCACTCATTTGATTAATCCAGCTTTTATGGGTGGTCCCGAATGGCCTTCTACTCGCCAGGCTTTTGTGGTCATCGATACACCTTCAGGAACTATTTTATCTTCTGATGGACTCAGTGATCCATACAATGATTTTGATGAAAATCCGGATAATCAAGCGTATAATGGTATTGGATGCGAATTTTACATTGAATGCAGCGAAAATTTGGGGTCTTTTGATGATATCAAGTCTTCCTGGCAATTCACGGTGGTATATCAAGCGGCTCAACTGGCTGCCGGAAATCCGAATATTGCTTCCATTATCCAGGAACACAAATACGTTTCAACAGAGTTGTATCATTGCACTGTTCCCGAATCATTTCAGAATGAACACGAACGGGTTGGTGTTTTATTGGGCTTAAGTTCGAAACAAGTGCCAGCTGAATTGGAATTGTCATTGGAAAAAATCTGCTTGGTAAATGTGATGCTATTAACCAAAGAAGAATTGGCATATATCACCGAAAATGGAAGCGAAGCTCGCTTAGAAGTTGCAAAGAAACTGGAAGAACTACCAGCATCCGGAAAATCTTTCCTGGAACGGAAGTCGGTTGTGTAA
- a CDS encoding tetratricopeptide repeat protein, whose amino-acid sequence MNKSYKILALLSLLIFLIGCKNQQDIEDEIITSNDFKVAQEAYFNGDYQLSIKHYSSLIKDYPDLDWLYMNRGDAYSDNGDVDRAIKDYDFVINKNGKDKG is encoded by the coding sequence ATGAACAAATCATATAAAATTCTAGCTCTACTATCTCTATTGATTTTTCTTATTGGGTGTAAAAATCAGCAAGACATTGAGGATGAAATTATTACTTCCAATGATTTCAAAGTAGCACAAGAGGCCTATTTCAATGGTGATTACCAACTATCGATCAAACATTATTCCAGTCTCATTAAAGACTATCCTGATCTAGATTGGTTATACATGAATCGAGGGGATGCTTATTCTGATAATGGAGATGTGGACAGGGCAATTAAGGACTACGATTTTGTTATAAATAAAAATGGAAAAGATAAGGGATAA